One genomic segment of Centroberyx gerrardi isolate f3 chromosome 4, fCenGer3.hap1.cur.20231027, whole genome shotgun sequence includes these proteins:
- the LOC139909553 gene encoding AT-rich interactive domain-containing protein 3B-like has product MMDYSKAQMSSLSEEGGSGGAGCHQASPVGVKLEAVMEQLQRQQEAKLELSRQEKHLRQAQLLFAKHAAAARASGSRLDSALFGNGRDGEPYHTAQQTMNSKIDPELVKEERDEDSDMDDDDEERDIVEPEENDEVEDEEEENGPQHQVKKPRLQQDPAFSFAPYSTSHPPAVKQLTASPPAVKQEPDEKDLLSPVGQHSFTSPSGFADWGYDEPFKQRGSSSWVEENDGGKAKGEPSRDFAKLYELDSDPNRKEFLDELFIFMQKRGTPVNRIPIMAKQVLDLYRLYKLVTEKGGLVEVINKKIWREITKGLNLPTSITSAAFTLRTQYMKYLYGFECEKKGLSSPGELQAAIDSNRREGRRPSYSSSLYRYSPSPSSTPHSLLSSPKMQTPPTGHNGLNSSLSPSFKRNADDISTPILPSRLPMALALGQQQQLAQAATLEHLREKLERSAGGIAADGPERKMARLAEEQQRLMQQAFQQNLLAMASHFNPMNLKLNNGHATESKQDLSLSISTNGAASISVSVEVNGTLYSGTLFAQKSPAAAVASHIITPAGTSGFSALSSHSPSSSSSSSSKGPN; this is encoded by the exons TCAAGTTTATCTGAGGAGGGCGGCTCAGGAGGAGCAGGCTGCCACCAGGCCAGTCCAGTCGGGGTGAAGCTGGAGGCCGTgatggagcagctgcagaggcAACAGGAGGCCAAGCTGGAGCTCAGCCGGCAAGAGAAACACCTCCGTCAAGCCCAGCTCCTGTTTGCCAAGCACGCCGCTGCAGCAAGGGCTTCTGGTTCCAGACTAGACTCAGCATTATTTGGCAACGGGAGAGATGGGGAGCCTTATCACACAGCGCAACAAACTATGAACAGCAAAATAGACCCAGAGCTtgtaaaggaggagagagatgaagactcagatatggatgatgatgatgaggagcgGGACATAGTGGAGCCTGAAGAGAATGATGAggtggaggatgaagaggaggagaacggGCCGCAGCACCAGGTGAAGAAGCCTCGACTCCAGCAGGATCCGGCCTTCTCCTTCGCTCCTTACTCCACATCCCACCCACCTGCTGTCAAGCAGCTGACTGCCTCTCCTCCGGCTGTGAAACAGGAGCCTGATGAGAAGGACCTGCTGTCTCCTGTGGGCCAACACTCCTTCACATCACCCAGTGGATTTGCAGATTGGGGCTATGACGAGCCATTTAAACAA AGGGGAAGTTCCAGCTGGGTTGAGGAGAACGATGGAGGGAAAGCAAAAGGAGAACCATCCAGAGACTTTGCCAAG ctttatgaactggacaGTGACCCAAACCGGAAGGAGTTTCTGGACGAGCTGTTCATCTTCATGCAGAAACGAG GAACTCCTGTGAACCGCATCCCCATCATGGCCAAACAGGTGCTGGACCTGTACAGGCTCTACAAGCTTGTGACGGAGAAGGGAGGCCTGGTGGAGGTCATCAACAAGAAGATCTGGAGGGAGATCACCAAGGGTCTCAACCTCCCCACCTCCATCACCAGTGCAGCCTTCACCCTGCGCACCCA GTATATGAAGTACCTGTACGGCTTTGAGTGTGAGAAGAAAGGACTGAGTTCTCCAGGTGAGCTACAGGCGGCCATCGACAGTAACCGTAGAGAGGGCCGGCGCCCGagctacagcagcagcctgtaccgctactccccctcccccagctcCACTCCCCACTCCCTGCTCTCTTCCCCCAAGATGCAAACCCCCCCCACCGGACACAACGGCCTCAATTCATCCCTCAGCCCATCTTTCAAGAGAAATGCAG ATGACATTTCCACGCCCATATTACCCAGCCGGCTGCCCATGGCGTTGGCActgggccagcagcagcagctggcacAAGCTGCCACCCTGGAGCATCTCCGAGAGAAGCTGGAGAGGAGCGCCGGGGGGATTGCAGCCGACGGTCCAGAGAGGAAGATGGCGAGGCTCGCAGAGGAGCAGCAGCGTCTTATGCAGCAGGCCTTCCAGCAGAACCTCCTGGCCATGGCCTCTCACTTCAACCCTATGAACCTCAAACTGAACAACGGCCATG ccACAGAAAGCAAACAGGACTTGTCTCTGAGCATCTCCACTAACGGAGCTGCCAGTATCAGCGTATCTGTGGAAGTCAACGGCACCCTTTACTCAG GAACGCTGTTTGCCCAGAAGTCACCTGCAGCTGCTGTGGCGTCGCACATCATAACTCCTGCAGGAACAAGCGGTTTCAGCGCCCTCTCCTCACACagtccctcctcttcctcttcctcttcctcaaagGGACCAAATTAA